The stretch of DNA TGTAGGAGAGCTTCTTCTCTTAGCAAAACCACAGGTTCTTAAGTTTACAAACGCAGATATTCATAAACTATTGAAGGATGTTATTTCGTTGCTTAGTACAGAAGCAAGCTTATATAATATCCAAATTAATTCTAATTTTCCGAAAGAACCTCTTATACTTGAATGTGAACCAAACCAATTAAAGCAATTATTTATAAATATTATTAAAAATGCGATAGAGGCATCCCAACAAGGTAAATCGGTAACGATTAGTGTCGAGCAAGCAGTAGAGAAGGTTTGTATTACGATTAAGGACAGTGGTTGCGGCATCTCAAAAGAGAGATTAGAAAAACTTGGGGAACCTTTCTATTCCTCAAAGGAAAAAGGGACTGGATTAGGTTTAACTGTAAGTTATAAAATTGTTCAATCACACAAGGGAACCATTCATTTTGATAGTCAAAAAAACCTTGGTACAACTGTCAGCATAGTGTTACCAATTAAGCAACATAACTCTAAAAAGAACTAAAATAAAGACTGCCCAAAAAGGCAGTCTTTTTCATTAGCTTGCTTTCTTTTTCCGATTCCGAAAAAAGGCAACCACCAGTAGCATCGACGGAATTATAATTTGAAATGGCCAATGTAAATAAATTGGTACGATACGAAGTCCTTCTTTTATGTGCTCCGCATAATTAGATGCAATTGTTACTGAGGAAAATAGAACAAAGGCCCCTAGTGGAACACTGAGGTTTCGGAGTTTATCAAATTTGAATATATCTGCTGCTCCCGCAACTCCCGCATAGAAATATAACGTAATCTTAAAGAAACCGCCTACAATTAGATAAAGCATAAAGAACACATCCAGCCGTTCGATAAATTCAGCTATTCGGATTTTACTAATGGTGGTTAACAGCGGGAAATTTGCTCTCACAAAAAGCTCCGTTCCAAGTGCCGCAATATTAATAACCGCTGTTATGGTGATATTAATTCCACTTAATATCATCCCGCCCATACAAACAATCTTTACCTTTTTCGGATCATTAATGTATGGAAGTAACATCGTAAATACAACCATTTCACCAAATGGAAATGTGATTGTTTCACCAAGAAACGTCTTTACAATTGGCATAAATCCGTTTTCTAATACGGGCCTTAGATTTTGTAAATGAATTAGTCCCGAAAATAAGACAAGTAAAAAGCCGACAACTGCCATTATATATATAATCATAAAGAACAGTTCCCCTACTCTTGCAATAACCTCAAATCCTTTATGTATAGCGTAAATAATTGTCACAATCATTAAACAATTAATAACAATTAACGGTGTATTTGTATATATAGTTGACGTTAATAATTCTCCAAAGTCCCGTAACACCCTAGATGCGCAATATAAAAAATAAATAACGTAAAAGAAACCAATCATTCGTCCTATCCATTTTCCGGTTATCTGTTGTACATAGCTCGTAATAGGAAGATCTGGATAGTAGAGAAACAAACGATAGTATATTAAGAAAACTCCTAATCCGCCCACTAAACCGAGCAAAATGCTTATCCATGCATCTTGTTTCGCCTGTGCTCCAAGACCTACAAGTATCGCACTGCCCATCTCAAACAGCACAACAAGCACGAATAATTGTGACGCCTTTATTTTTGCTTTCTCCACTCCATATCCCCCTTTCCAAAGAGCTATTGCTGCATATTTGACCAAAATGGCTTTGTTCGAATTCCTTGTCTGCGAATATAAGAATCTACATGGACATTCACTTGTAAATCTGCAAATTCTTCATCCCAATTTCCTTGTATTTTCTTCCATAAAGGAGGATTTTCTATGTGAACCTTTTCACCAAATCCTAAAATATCTGACTTTAACTTTTGCGCTTCCTTCACCGAGGCTCGGATCTGCCTGGTTATTTCCTTCTCCGTTAATTTTTCAATTTGAGCGATGATTTCTGGATTATCTAAATCTATTGCCGTATTGGCTTCGCTAATCCACCCTTCATTCTCATTCTTTACATTAATTATCGGTTTGTCATTCACAATACGAACAGAAACCTTTGTTTTAGAACGAATGGGTGCAATGGAAAGCGCATTTTTCTTTCCTTCCCAGTTAATATTAATATCCGTACTTTGTACTTTATCGAGAACCCATACAATACCACGTGCTTTGTCATGGTTGATCCAGCCCCGTAATATTCCCTTATTAAAAACGGCTAAGCCATCAGATTGAAGAAAAGCATCGGTTGTGGTCTTTTGAAGATTTTCAGCTTTCCTTGCTTTTGGTTTGTCGCCAACAAGCCTATAACCATTTGCAATGGGCTGTTTCCCCTTACTAAGTAATCCAATAAGAAAATCGTCAATATTTAAGCTTATATTTTCACCAAGCATAGATTCTGAGAATTTAATTTGCTTTGTAATTTTAGTTACTGGAAGTCGGTCCAAAATAGTCAACGTCGTTACTATATCCTCTGCTTTTGAACCTCTCGCTATGACTAATTCTGTTGTGGTTCGAAATTCAGGATCCCGGTCCAACGCATCCAGCACATATAGCAAGCTTTCCTTTGCTACCTCTTCGCTTATGACCACCACGTTTGTATGTGCATAATACAGCCTTCTTGAAACCTTCTTGGTAGCATTTCTTGCCGCTTCAGTGATCGTATCCCCAGAGCTTTTATAAACTGCAATGGGCAGTCCGTTACCTCCACCTGTTTGACCAGATGAGACATTGCTTGGATTCACAAGTTGAAAAGACAAATTAAATTTCTTTTCCTTACCTTTGTCAATTCCCAATGCCATAACAAAAGCCAGGTCCGTCAATTCCTTCTGATTCCAGCATCCACTAAGAACAGGTAAAAGCAAAAGCAAAATTAGTATAGTATTTATACATTTTTTCATGACTGATCACCTTTATCTGATTGATCCTTTTGTTGCTCATCAGCTTTAGGT from Bacillus sp. SLBN-46 encodes:
- a CDS encoding GerAB/ArcD/ProY family transporter, producing MEKAKIKASQLFVLVVLFEMGSAILVGLGAQAKQDAWISILLGLVGGLGVFLIYYRLFLYYPDLPITSYVQQITGKWIGRMIGFFYVIYFLYCASRVLRDFGELLTSTIYTNTPLIVINCLMIVTIIYAIHKGFEVIARVGELFFMIIYIMAVVGFLLVLFSGLIHLQNLRPVLENGFMPIVKTFLGETITFPFGEMVVFTMLLPYINDPKKVKIVCMGGMILSGINITITAVINIAALGTELFVRANFPLLTTISKIRIAEFIERLDVFFMLYLIVGGFFKITLYFYAGVAGAADIFKFDKLRNLSVPLGAFVLFSSVTIASNYAEHIKEGLRIVPIYLHWPFQIIIPSMLLVVAFFRNRKKKAS
- a CDS encoding Ger(x)C family spore germination protein, which produces MKKCINTILILLLLLPVLSGCWNQKELTDLAFVMALGIDKGKEKKFNLSFQLVNPSNVSSGQTGGGNGLPIAVYKSSGDTITEAARNATKKVSRRLYYAHTNVVVISEEVAKESLLYVLDALDRDPEFRTTTELVIARGSKAEDIVTTLTILDRLPVTKITKQIKFSESMLGENISLNIDDFLIGLLSKGKQPIANGYRLVGDKPKARKAENLQKTTTDAFLQSDGLAVFNKGILRGWINHDKARGIVWVLDKVQSTDININWEGKKNALSIAPIRSKTKVSVRIVNDKPIINVKNENEGWISEANTAIDLDNPEIIAQIEKLTEKEITRQIRASVKEAQKLKSDILGFGEKVHIENPPLWKKIQGNWDEEFADLQVNVHVDSYIRRQGIRTKPFWSNMQQ